The following proteins are encoded in a genomic region of Flavobacteriales bacterium:
- a CDS encoding ABC transporter ATP-binding protein — protein sequence MAVIETKALEKTYHDGSIDVHAVRGVDLQIQLGEFTALVGPSGSGKTTLLNMIGGLDEPTEGSVWVDGTDLSTLRDNELIDFRLRKIGFVFQAYNLIPVLTATENTEFIMLLQKRPKEEREKRAMQLLKEVGLEDKLTKHPMELSGGQQQRVAVARALAPKPAVILADEPTANLDSQSTNNLLDIMARLNKEEHITFLFSTHDQRVINRARRVVTLEDGKIIKDETFDR from the coding sequence ATGGCAGTCATTGAAACCAAAGCACTCGAAAAGACCTACCACGACGGTAGCATCGACGTACATGCCGTACGTGGGGTAGACTTGCAGATACAACTGGGTGAATTCACCGCGTTGGTTGGACCTTCGGGCTCAGGAAAGACCACTTTGCTGAATATGATCGGCGGTTTGGACGAACCCACTGAAGGAAGCGTATGGGTTGATGGAACCGACTTGAGTACTCTACGCGACAACGAACTGATCGATTTTCGTTTGCGTAAGATCGGCTTCGTGTTTCAGGCCTACAACTTGATACCGGTTTTGACCGCTACGGAGAATACCGAGTTCATTATGCTGTTGCAAAAACGCCCAAAAGAAGAACGCGAAAAGCGGGCGATGCAGTTACTTAAGGAGGTCGGGCTCGAAGATAAGTTGACCAAGCACCCCATGGAGCTTTCGGGAGGACAACAACAACGGGTAGCCGTGGCTCGAGCACTGGCTCCGAAGCCCGCCGTGATCTTAGCCGACGAGCCCACGGCGAACCTCGACAGTCAGTCGACCAACAACCTGCTCGACATCATGGCTCGACTGAATAAAGAAGAGCATATCACCTTCTTGTTCAGCACGCACGATCAGCGCGTGATCAATAGAGCTCGCCGCGTGGTGACACTGGAAGACGGAAAGATCATAAAGGATGAGACGTTTGATCGATAG